In one window of Harpia harpyja isolate bHarHar1 chromosome 11, bHarHar1 primary haplotype, whole genome shotgun sequence DNA:
- the SHC2 gene encoding SHC-transforming protein 2, protein MLPEPKYDRFRDEPLTAPMPSPAPAPCPAAGEEPEPGTTFCALLPRMPQWKFPGPAGFLGRGPAGAGRELSAPARAGGAAAAGAPSALAAVLGACEPLCAAPCSLPAGGRPRGAAGTAGRAARAEAARPGGEEWSRKGSFIRKPAQGWLHPDERVLGPGVSYIVRYMGCIEVLRSMRSLDFNTRTQVTREAINRLYEAVPGVKGIWKKKAPNKALFSILGKSNLRFAGMSIAVNISVDGLNLMIPTTRQIIANHHMQSISFASGGDTDTTDYVAYVAKDPINQRACHILECCEGLAQSVISTVGQAFELRFKQYLHSPPKVVVPPDRALGAEESAWGEDEEVAEHDYYNSIPGKEPPPGGLIDSRLRHGTILGHVRTQPSGSGPPSQGSFAARRDQSSQPGPPWDLESQGQPCDGYLEADGHPLGPRDYEEHMYVNTQSLDAWEPEAAARGALEESPKKDLFDMRPFEDALKLHECIAGGGTSPPIEDQWPSPPTRKAPIAPTEEQLRREPWYHGKMSRRDAERLLQMDGDFLVRDSLTNPGQYVLTGMHSGQPKHLLLVDPEGVVRTKDVLFESISHLISHHRQNEQPIVAAESELHLRQVVRRKQ, encoded by the exons ATGCTCCCGGAGCCCAAGTATGACCGCTTCCGCGACGAGCCGCTGACCGCCCCCATGCCGTCGCCGGCCCCCGCGCCTTGCCCCGCGGCGGGCGAGGAGCCCGAGCCCGGCACCACCTTCTGCGCGCTGCTGCCGCGGATGCCGCAGTGGAAGttccccggccccgccggcttcctcggccgcggccccgccggcgccggccgggagCTCTCCGCGccggcccgggcgggcggcgccgcggcCGCGGGGGCCCCCTCGGCGCTGGCCGCCGTGCTGGGCGCCTGCGAACCGCTCTGCGCCGCGCCCTGCTCGCTGCCGgccggcgggcggccgcggggggcggcggggacggcggggcgggcggcgcgggcggaggcggcccggccgggcggggagGAGTGGAGCCGCAAGGGCAGCTTCATCCGCAAGCCGGCGCAGGGCTGGCTGCACCCCGACGAGCGGGTGCTGGGGCCCGGCGTCTCCTACATCGTCCGG TACATGGGGTGCATCGAGGTGCTGCGCTCCATGAGGTCCCTCGACTTCAACACCCGGACACAGGTCACCAG GGAAGCCATCAACAGACTGTACGAGGCAGTGCCGGGCGTCAAGGGCATCTGGAAGAAGAAG GCTCCCAACAAAGCCCTCTTCTCCATCCTGGGCAAGAGCAACCTTCGCTTTGCTGGCATGAGCATCGCTGTCAACATCTCCGTTGATGGGTTGAACCTCATGATCCCCACCACGCGCCAG ATCATCGCCAACCACCACATGCAATCCATCTCCTTCGCCTCTGGTGGGGACACG GACACCACGGACTATGTCGCCTACGTCGCCAAGGACCCCATCAACCAGAGAG CCTGCCACATCCTGGAGTGCTGCGAGGGGCTGGCGCAGAGCGTCATCAGCACGGTGGGACAGGCCTTCGAGCTGCGCTTCAAGCAGTACCTGCACAGCCCCCCCAAGGTGGTGGTACCCCCAGACAG GGCACTGGGTGCAGAGGAATCAGCCTGGGGAGAGGATGAAGAGGTGGCCGAGCACGATTACTACAACAGCATCCCGGGGAAGGAGCCACCCCCGGGGGGGCTGATCGACTcccggctccggcacggcacaATCCTGGGCCACGTCCGCACTCAGCCCTCCGGCTCCGGCCCCCCCAGCCAG ggcagCTTTGCAGCCAGGCGAGACCAGAGCAGccagccagggccaccctgggACCTGGAGAGCCAGG GCCAGCCCTGCGACGGGTACCTGGAGGCGGACGGCCACCCCCTGGGCCCACGGGACTACGAGGAGCACATGTATGTGAACACGCAGAGCCTGGACGCCTGGGAGCCAGAGGCAGCAGCTCGCGGGGCGCTGGAGGAGAGCCCCAAAAAGGACCTCTTTGATATGA GACCGTTCGAGGATGCCCTGAAGCTCCATGAGTGCATTGCCGGAGGTGGCACCAGCCCCCCCATCGAGGACCAGTGGCCGAGCCCCCCCACGCGGAAGGCCCCCATCGCCCCCACGGAGGAGCAGCTCAGGCGGGAGCCGTGGTACCACGGGAAGATGAGCCGGCGGGACGCTGAGAGGCTCCTGCAGATGGACGGGGACTTCCTGGTGCGGGACAGCCTCACCAACCCGGGGCAGTACGTGCTGACCGGCATGCACAGCGGGCAGCCCAAGCACCTGCTGCTGGTGGATCCTGAGGGAGTG GTGAGGACCAAGGACGTGCTGTTTGAGAGCATCAGCCACCTCATCAGCCACCACCGGCAGAACGAGCAGCCCATCGTGGCCGCGGAGAGCGAGCTGCACCTCCGCCAGGTTGTCCGGAGGAAGCAGTGA
- the LOC128147898 gene encoding hippocampus abundant transcript 1 protein-like yields MTGEKKKKKRLNRSVLLAKKIVIRDGAGRQGIGEPSVYHAVVVIFLEFFAWGLLTTPMLTVLHQTFPQHTFLMNGLIHGVKGLLSFLSAPLIGALSDVWGRKSFLLLTVFFTCAPIPLMKISPWWYFAVISMSGVFAVTFSVIFAYVADITQEHERSTAYGLVSATFAASLVTSPAIGAYLSQAYGDTLVVVLASGVALLDIGFILLAVPESLPEEMRPVSWGAPISWEQADPFASLRKVGQDSTVLLICITVFLSYLPEAGQYSSFFLYLRQVIGFSSETVAAFIGVVGILSILAQTVVLGILMRSIGNKNTILLGLGFQILQLAWYGFGSQPWMMWAAGAVAAMSSITFPAISAMVSRNADPDQQGVVQGMITGIRGLCNGLGPALYGFVFYLFHVELNEMAEVETLGKASKPNMANPTDESSIIPGPPFLFGACSVLLSLLVALFIPEHNLALRSGSHKKHSNGAQTHTHSPQAGGSDGKEPLLEDSSV; encoded by the exons ATGACCGgcgagaagaagaagaagaagcggCTCAACCGCAGCGTCCTGCTGGCCAAGAAGATCGTCATCCGGGACGGGGCTGGC CGACAGGGGATTGGAGAGCCCAGCGTGTACCATGCCGTGGTGGTTATTTTCCTGGAGTTCTTTGCCTGGGGGCTGCTGACCACACCGATGCTAACG gtgtTACACCAGACTTTTCCTCAGCATACATTCTTGATGAATGGCCTGATTCATGGAGTCAAG ggtctgctttcttttctaagtGCCCCACTGATTGGTGCTCTCTCTGATGTCTGGGGCAGGaaatccttcctcctcctcactgtcTTCTTCACGTGTGCGCCAATTCCCCTTATGAAGATCAGTCCATG GTGGTATTTTGCTGTCATTTCCATGTCTGGAGTCTTTGCTGTCACCTTTTCCGTGATTTTTGCCTATGTTGCCGATATCACACAGGAGCATGAACGCAGCACGGCGTATGGCTTG GTGTCAGCCACGTTTGCTGCTAGTCTGGTCACAAGCCCAGCAATTGGTGCATACCTTTCCCAAGCCTATGGTGATACGTTGGTGGTTGTGCTAGCTTCAGGCGTTGCTTTGCTGGATATTGGTTTCATCCTGCTGGCTGTGCCAGAGTCTCTGCCAGAAGAGATGCGCCCGGTCTCTTGGGGAGCTCCAATCTCTTGGGAACAAGCAGACCCATTCGCT TCCTTGCGGAAAGTGGGTCAGGATTCTACAGTGCTGCTCATCTGTATCACCGTCTTTCTCTCCTACCTTCCTGAAGCCGGCCAGTACTCCAGCTTTTTCCTGTACCTGCGACAG GTCATTGGTTTTTCCTCAGAGACTGTGGCAGCCTTTATTGGTGTGGTTGGAATTCTCTCTATACTGGCTCAG acaGTAGTGTTGGGAATTCTCATGCGTTCGATAGGAAATAAAAACACCATCCTCTTGGGACTGGGCTTCCAGATCCTGCAGCTTGCCTGGTATGGCTTCGGATCACAGCCGTG GATGatgtgggcagcaggagctgtggcTGCCATGTCTAGCATCACTTTCCCAGCCATCAGTGCCATGGTGTCTAGGAACGCAGACCCCGACCAACAGG GTGTGGTACAGGGGATGATCACTGGAATTCGGGGTCTGTGTAACGGCCTGGGGCCAGCACTCTATGGCTTTGTCTTCTATCTCTTCCACGTGGAGCTGAATGAAATGGCTGAGGTGGAAACTTTGGGTAAGGCCTCCAAACCCAACATGGCCAATCCTACAGATGAG AGCAGCATTATCCCAGGGCCTCCGTTCCTGTTTGGGGCTTGTTCTGTCCTGCTGTCGCTCCTGGTGGCCTTGTTCATTCCGGAACACAACCTTGCACTGAGATCAGGCAGCCACAAGAAGCACAGTAACGGAGCCCAGACCCATACCCACAGCCCACAGGCCGGAGGATCAGATGGCAAGGAGCCCCTGCTCGAGGACAGCAGCGTATGA
- the MADCAM1 gene encoding mucosal addressin cell adhesion molecule 1 has translation MELAPLLLLLGLLWGCSGRPADKLVVTPREPVVRYGGSVQLNCSLACVGGTVQWKGLDTNLGSIASFPTHSILHVSSAVVAMAGTKICQGTCHGQHYQHAVNLKVYALPDTLQLETDPRTLEPGQPARLRCSARQVYPLMGLVLTWHWGDQVLEQPDFDVTETDEELFDIVSTLLVAGEEVGEGVEFKCKVTLSIGQETLTRVASVAVSAGAVTEQPVAMATSTASRWAVVTMMRTPSTAGPVTTTALPPEPSVPTHDPTTALATTPREPDAETTLEPAAATEPPSTEGPAAGSPMACPATTTLPGSATTSPLAEAQGTAVDGISWGSPSAEKGTGPSVGTVPACTLRIWSLPPNGTRGRALRIECHAQCTGNATVRWLRTPVALSQYREEAVGSSSTLQLDHTEPRHQGHYQCVLLGHRSQVVSLQLTVLDESFSTGPAIAVGTTVSLLGLIMTGVMSYRLWKRFRSQYELP, from the exons ATGGAGCtggctcctctcctcctcctcctcggcttGCTGTGGGGCTGCAGCG GGCGACCTGCCGACAAGCTGGTGGTGACGCCGCGGGAGCCGGTGGTGCGGTACGGGGGCTCGGTGCAGCTGAACTGCTCCCTGGCCTGCGTGGGGGGCACGGTGCAGTGGAAAGGACTGGACACCAACCTGGGGAGCATCGCCTCGTTCCCCACCCACAGCATCCTACATGTCAGCAGTGCCGTGGTCGCCATGGCGGGCACCAAGATCTGCCAGGGCACATGCCATGGGCAGCACTACCAGCACGCTGTCAACCTGAAGGTCTACG CCCTCCCGGACACGCTGCAGCTGGAGACAGACCCCCGCACCCTGGAGCCGGGGCAGCCCGCCAGACTGCGCTGCTCGGCCCGGCAGGTGTACCCGCTCATGGGGCTGGTCCTCACCTGGCACTGGGGGGACCAAGTGCTGGAGCAGCCAGACTTCGATGTCACGGAGACTGATGAGGAGCTGTTTGACATCGTGTCCACGCTGCtggtggctggggaggaggtgggagaaggggTGGAGTTCAAGTGCAAGGTGACGCTGAGCATCGGGCAGGAGACCCTCACCCGGGTGGCATCTGTGGCCGTGAGCGCTGGGG CTGTGACGGAGCAGCCGGTGGCCATGGCCACCTCCACAGCGAGCCGCTGGGCAGTGGTGACTATGATGAGGACCCCCAGCACAGCCGGACCTGTGACCACCACAGCGCTGCCCCCAGAGCCAAGTGTCCCCACACATGATCCCACCACAGCCCTGGCCACCACACCGCGGGAGCCTGATGCTGAGACCACCCTGGAGCCGGCTGCTGCCACCGAACCCCCCTCCACAGAGGGCCCTGCTGCAGGCAGTCCCATGGCATGTCCAGCCACCACCACACTCCCTGGCTCCGCCACCACGAGCCCCCTGGCTGAAGCGCAGGGGACGGCTGTGGACGGCATCAGCTGGGGGTCTCCCTCAGCGGAAAAGGGGACAGGGCCATCCGTGGGGACAGTGCCCGCCTGCACACTGCGGATCTGGTCGCTGCCTCCCAACGGGACGCGGGGCAGGGCCCTGCGCATCGAGTGCCACGCACAGTGCACTGGGAACGCCACCGTCCGCTGGCTGCGGACGCCTGTGGCCCTCTCGCAGTACCGGGAGGAGGCGGTGGGCAGCAGCTCCACACTGCAGCTGGACCACACCGAGCCCCGACACCAGGGCCACTACCAGTGTGTCCTGCTCGGCCACCGCTCCCAGGTGGTCAGTCTGCAGCTGACGGTCTTGGATG AGTCATTCAGCACGGGCCCTGCCATTGCCGTGGGGACAACGGTCTCGCTGTTGGGTCTGATCATGACCGGCGTCATGTCTTATCGCCTGTGGAAACGATTCAGATCTCAGTACGAGCTGCCCTAG
- the TPGS1 gene encoding tubulin polyglutamylase complex subunit 1 has protein sequence MAAYEKRRAAAAPAPAPAPAPAAGSGLAEPAREAAGGLGSEAEFLLRAGVTAMVREALLKVLEARPEEPVSFLADYFERLVLGSPGAAGEAAAELPGPPQRLARALWYVRLAHHSHRTAFDSNAGAAYEVLGAGGRRRKAGVDGRLYSELLRRICQHGGAPAEAAAALLGRVRCRDHEAVPFDVFRYGVLTCFVLLEFAAKADALFGVLDGGSGAADGRVCQAVLRALEDALGTGNFSLPSRYLEAGSKLGPDGLALAMDRALQERKLGTSMSRDEFLKKATALFVAKVKPVE, from the exons ATGGCAGCGTACGAGAAGCGGCGGGCGgctgccgccccggccccggccccggccccggccccggcggcgggcagcgggctGGCGGAGCCGGCTCGCGAGGCGGCTGGCGGGCTGGGGAGCGAGGCGGAGTTCCTGCTGCGGGCCGGCGTCACCGCCATGGTGCGGGAGGCGCTGCTGAAGGTGCTGGAGGCGCGACCCGAGGAGCCCGTCTCCTTCCTGGCCGACTACTTCGAGCGGCTGGTGCTGGGcagccccggcgcggcgggcgAAGCCGCCGCGGAGCTCCCGGGGCCGCCGCAGCGCCTGGCCCGGGCGCTGTGGTACGTGCGCCTGGCTCACCACTCCCACag GACGGCCTTCGACAGCAACGCCGGCGCGGCCTACGAGGTGCTGGgcgccggcggccggcggcggaAGGCGGGCGTGGACGGGCGGCTGTACAGCGAGCTGCTGCGGCGCATCTGCCAGCACGGGGGAGCGCCagcggaggcggcggcagcgctgCTGGGGCGAGTCCGCTGCCGTGACCACGAGGCCGTGCCTTTCGACGTCTTTCGCTACGGCGTCCTCACCTGCTTCGTGCTGCTGGAGTTCGCGGCCAAGGCGGACGCGCTCTTCGGTGTCCTGGACGGCGGCTCCGGCGCCGCCGACGGGAGGGTCTGCCAGGCCGTGCTGCGGGCGCTGGAGGATGCGCTGGGCACCGGCAACTTCTCTCTCCCCAGCCGCTACCTGGAGGCAGGCTCTAAGCTGGGGCCGGATGGCCTGGCCCTGGCCATGGACCGGGCGCTGCAGGAGAGGAAGCTTGGCACTTCCATGAGCAGGGATGAGTTCCTGAAGAAAGCCACTGCCTTGTTCGTTGCAAAAGTGAAGCCCGTTGAGTAA